A part of Rubidibacter lacunae KORDI 51-2 genomic DNA contains:
- a CDS encoding HNH endonuclease, which translates to MKKPEIRSWGKAVLPKHEREARERRKFYRGFEGWSGGTGVLREKWRLATHPQLAGNIRVFRAAGGKWMTCNEVRDKLMAERCPYCDCKMVRGKEFRTESQKTALQRGYHGATDPSLDVYLHPNYATLDHKRPKSLYPELTFEVSNLHVVCTACNDRKGSEVLYEEVKAARDKSEQLRKELTEI; encoded by the coding sequence ATGAAAAAACCAGAGATCCGGTCTTGGGGTAAGGCTGTTTTGCCCAAGCACGAACGAGAAGCCAGGGAACGCAGAAAGTTCTATCGCGGATTTGAGGGATGGTCTGGCGGCACCGGCGTCCTGCGGGAGAAGTGGAGGCTCGCGACCCACCCTCAGTTAGCAGGGAACATCAGGGTCTTCCGTGCTGCAGGTGGCAAATGGATGACTTGCAACGAGGTGCGGGACAAGTTGATGGCCGAGCGCTGTCCCTACTGCGACTGTAAGATGGTTCGCGGGAAGGAGTTCCGTACGGAATCCCAGAAGACCGCGCTCCAGCGGGGATATCACGGGGCTACAGACCCCTCACTTGATGTTTACCTGCACCCAAACTACGCCACTCTCGACCACAAACGGCCGAAGTCTCTCTATCCGGAGTTGACGTTTGAGGTCTCTAACCTGCACGTGGTATGCACCGCCTGCAACGATCGCAAGGGGTCAGAGGTGCTCTACGAAGAGGTGAAGGCGGCTAGGGACAAGTCCGAGCAGCTGCGAAAAGAGCTTACAGAGATCTAA